Proteins from a genomic interval of Lemur catta isolate mLemCat1 chromosome 17, mLemCat1.pri, whole genome shotgun sequence:
- the TOP1 gene encoding DNA topoisomerase 1 isoform X2 — MKLSPKAEEVATFFAKMLDHEYTTKEIFRKNFFKDWRKEMTNEEKNIITNLSKCDFTQMSQYFKAQTEARKQMNKEEKLKIKEENEKLLKEYGFCIMDNHKERIANFKIEPPGLFRGRGNHPKMGMLKRRIMPEDIIINCSKDSKVPSPPPGHKWKEVRHDNKVTWLVSWTENIQGSIKYIMLNPSSRIKGEKDWQKYEIARRLKKCVDKIRNQYREDWKSKEMKVRQRAVALYFIDKLALRAGNEKEEGETADTVGCCSLRVEHINLHPELDGQEYVVEFDFPGKDSIRYYNKVPVEKRVFKNLQLFMENKQPEDDLFDRLNTGILNKHLQDLMEGLTAKVFRTYNASITLQQQLKELTVPDENTPAKILSYNRANRAVAILCNHQRAPPKTFEKSMMNLQSKIDAKKEQLADARRDLKSAKADAKVMKDTKTKKVVESKKKAVQRLEEQLMKLEVLATDREENKQIALGTSKLNYLDPRITVAWCKKWGVPIEKIYNKTQREKFAWAIDMADEDFEF; from the exons ATGAAGCTGAGCCCCAAAGCAGAAGAAGTAGCTACATTCTTTGCAAAAATGCTCGACCATGAATATACTACTAaggaaatatttaggaaaaatttctttaaagactGGAGAAAG GAAATGACTAATGAAGAGAAGAATATTATCACCAACCTAAGCAAATGTGATTTTACCCAGATGAGCCAGTATTTCAAAGCCCAGACAGAAGCTCGGAAACAAATGAACAAGGAAGAGAAACTG AAAATCAAAGAGGAGAatgaaaaattattgaaagaatatgGCTTCTGTATTATGGATAACCACAAAGAGAGGATTGCTAACTTCAAGATAGAGCCTCCTGGGCTTTTCCGTGGCCGTGGCAACCACCCCAAGATGGGCATGCTGAAGAGACGAATCATGCCTGAGGATATAATCATCAACTGTAGCAA AGATTCCAAGGTTCCTTCTCCTCCGCCAGGACATAAGTGGAAAGAGGTCCGCCATGATAATAAGGTTACTTGGCTGGTTTCCTGGACAGAGAACATCCAAGGTTCCATTAAATACATCATGCTTAACCCCAGTTCACGAATAAAG GGTGAGAAAGACTGGCAGAAATATGAGATTGCTCGGCGGTTAAAGAAATGTGTGGACAAGATCCGGAATCAATATCGAGAAGACTGGAAGTCCAAAGAGATGAAAGTCCGGCAGAGAGCTGTAGCCCTGTACTTCATTGACAAG CTTGCTCTGAGAGCAGGCAacgagaaggaggaaggagaaactgCGGACACTGTGGGTTGCTGCTCACTTCGTGTGGAGCACATCAATCTGCACCCAGAGCTGGATGGTCAGGAATATGTGGTAGAGTTTGACTTCCCTGGGAAGGACTCAATCAGATACTATAACAAGGTCCCTGTTGAAAAACGA gtttttaaGAACTTACAACTATTTATGGAGAACAAGCAGCCTGAAGATGATCTTTTTGATAGACTCAAT ACTGGTATTCTAAATAAGCATCTCCAGGATCTCATGGAGGGCTTGACAGCCAAGGTATTCCGTACATACAACGCCTCCATCACGCTACAGCAACAGCTAAAAGAACTCACAGTCC CGGATGAGAACACCCCAGCAAAGATCCTTTCTTATAACCGTGCCAATCGAGCTGTTGCAATTCTTTGTAACCATCAGAGAGCACCGCCAAAAACCTTTGAGAAGTCTATGATGAACTTGCAGTCGAAG ATTGATGCCAAGAAGGAACAGCTAGCAGATGCCCGGAGAGACCTGAAAAGCGCCAAGGCTGATGCCAAGGTCATGAAGGATACAAAGACCAAGAA GGTAGTAGAGTCAAAGAAGAAGGCtgtgcagaggctggaggaacAGTTGATGAAGCTGGAAGTTCTGGCCACAGACCGAGAGGAGAATAAACAAATTGCCTTGGGAACCTCCAAACTCAATTATCTGGACCCTAGGATTACAGTGGCTTG GTGCAAGAAGTGGGGAGTCCCAATTGAGAAAATTTACAACAAAACCCAGCGGGAAAAGTTTGCCTGGGCCATCGACATGGCCGATGAAGACTTTGAGTTTTAG